A window of Nitrospirota bacterium genomic DNA:
GCATCCCACTGTACTCGGTCGCGTAACCGGCAACCAGCTCTGTCTCTGCCTCAGGCATATCAAACGGCGCCCTGTTCGTCTCAGCAATGGCAGCCATGACAAAAACGAAGAAGGCTATGGGCTGCAGAAAGATAAATGGCAGGCTATGCTGCGCGGTGACGATCTGTTTCAGGTCGGCGCTGCCCGCAAACATCATGACGCCTACGAGGCTGAGCCCCATGGCTATCTCATAGCTTATGACCTGTGCTGAAGACCTCAGACCGCCCAGGAAAGAGTATTTTGAATTAGATGCCCAGCCGGCAAGGATGATGCTGTATGAGCCGACAGATGAAAGCGCAAGTATATAGAGAAGGCCGATATCAAGGTTCACCACGGAGAACTTCTCCCAGAATGGTATCACCGCAAAGGATGCCAGCGCAGCCACAACACCCAGGACAGGCGCAATGTAAAATATCGGCTTATCAGCTTGCGCCGGAATAATATCCTCTTTAAAAAACAGCTTAATGCCGTCGGCTATCGGCTGAAGCAGGCCATGCCACCCTACCCGCATGGGGCCCATGCGAGCCTGCATATGCCCTATGACCTTGCGCTCAAAATAAACGAC
This region includes:
- the nuoH gene encoding NADH-quinone oxidoreductase subunit NuoH, producing MIEFAILILKIAVLIGVVLLHVAYVVYFERKVIGHMQARMGPMRVGWHGLLQPIADGIKLFFKEDIIPAQADKPIFYIAPVLGVVAALASFAVIPFWEKFSVVNLDIGLLYILALSSVGSYSIILAGWASNSKYSFLGGLRSSAQVISYEIAMGLSLVGVMMFAGSADLKQIVTAQHSLPFIFLQPIAFFVFVMAAIAETNRAPFDMPEAETELVAGYATEYSGMRFGLFFMAEYAGMFVMSSLAAVCFLGGWSGPDFWIFAHVPKAVWFLLKVYAFIFFYFWIRATLPRYRYDQLMNLGWKLFIPLALANIVITAFIKLLWV